The following proteins are co-located in the Abditibacteriaceae bacterium genome:
- the rpoC gene encoding DNA-directed RNA polymerase subunit beta' has product MVSASAFDLLRIGIASPQDIRSWSRGEVKKPETINYRTFKPERDGLFCERIFGPTKDLECSCGKFKKSKFKGVICDRCGVEVTRAKVRRVRMGHIELAAPVAHLWYVKGVPSPMALLLDMSPRFLERALYFSHWIVTRTDANKIAKNQDRITEAVNDELKEIDNSREMDRKRSLDNLAEAQTRLAEGDESVTKEDVEKMRKMTEDVTADAFAEERKKELTDARSKLSELEKRQLLTDAEFRGLQRLMETLERKLGRDFAAIKSDSGKTRGALFDAGMGADAIKILLEDIDLEEQSRSLKKQVQETATGAKRLRLVKRLEIVEAFRKSKNRPEWMILETIPVMPPELRPMVQLDGGRFATSDLNDLYRRIINRNNRLKRITEIRAPESIINHEKRLLQESCDALIDNTRRQRPVTGSSGRPLKSLSDMLKGKEGRFRKNLLGKRVDYSGRSVIVVGPGLRLDQCGLPKEMALELFKPFVMKRLVQKGFTTNIKTARRMVDRLRPEVWDALEEVIRDHPVMLNRAPTLHRLGIQAFEPKLVDGKAIQLHPLVCPAFNADFDGDQMAVHVPLFPAAQAEARILMLSANNLFSPRDGAPAMAPMYDMVLGCYHLTMQKKGAKAAAALTDEEKAALPYYANIDEALLALDTGRVHLQDTIAVRHIAGEKSHPDATTGRLITTVGRLIFSEIVPAEVGYVNQAVDKKEIIRLVIKIHEELGNEACVKFLDAIKTLGFRYGTKSGISIAVSDINVTSQRKEIIAGAEERVRKVNRAYTDDPLTMTAQERERSVLNAWIKAAEDVGNSVLNNMDKFNPFYMMATSGARGSTKQIQQIVGMRGLMQDPSGRMIEDLPVKSNFREGLDLHEYFVSTHGARKGLADTALRTADAGYLTRRLVDVSQDVIIRADDCGTTDGITVREVYESDEQHRPNEKLLIGRRLADPVVHPQTKEELYGVDTYISKDVFDAIQAIEWPAQTRIRIHMPLEGLADRLVGRTSLNDISDEKTGEVLATTNEEIARVQADKIEKAGIREVKIRSILTCKLGHGVCAACYGHDLATNHRVEAGEAVGIIAAQSIGEPGTQLTMRTFHLGGVASASSLTGVANVKKARQQALQELRMDINKGNFQLQGTVTEQKREIQRYLKVLEASVGGLLRVVELFEARKPKGEAITSTVDGEVVAIIGGGRSEVKEGIKLAIDLESSRTGVRKVVIQTTAPIEERDKLVGNQLAVDIPGAKEAGAKAAKPIATATQEITEKILDAMEKAGHTSVTVQREFAVPYRGSLDVRVGQVVSVGDQLTKGPLWPQDVLAWRGTKGVAEYLVQEVQKVYKSQGIQMNDKHIEVIVRQMLRKRRVKDSGETELMPGKLVDGTTFIRVNDAAVEEGLTPATADFVLLGITESALATESFLSAASFQKTTKVLTEAATHGRVDVLAGLKENVIIGRLIPAGTGLHRKSTVQAVEDEASREYAEANRDAFNADELRARPKKEAIVVDDTDALFAVDTPLVEDVAAMTEAGFSLDDGTGAESVLDDDSEPSVDELLGDDDLLSNDALGGLLGSSDDE; this is encoded by the coding sequence ATGGTGTCGGCTTCGGCTTTCGATTTGTTGCGTATTGGCATCGCCTCCCCACAGGACATCCGTTCGTGGAGCCGTGGCGAAGTCAAGAAACCCGAAACGATTAACTACCGCACTTTCAAGCCCGAACGCGATGGCTTGTTCTGCGAGCGCATCTTTGGCCCGACCAAAGATTTGGAATGCTCCTGCGGCAAATTTAAGAAGAGCAAGTTCAAAGGCGTCATCTGCGACCGCTGTGGCGTTGAAGTCACGCGCGCCAAAGTACGCCGCGTCCGCATGGGCCACATCGAGCTTGCCGCTCCTGTCGCGCACCTGTGGTACGTCAAAGGCGTGCCCTCGCCGATGGCGTTGTTGCTCGACATGTCGCCGCGCTTCCTCGAACGCGCCCTGTATTTCTCGCACTGGATTGTGACGCGCACCGACGCTAACAAAATTGCGAAGAATCAGGATCGCATCACCGAAGCGGTGAACGACGAACTGAAAGAAATCGACAACTCTCGTGAGATGGATCGTAAGCGTTCGCTCGACAATCTCGCCGAAGCTCAGACTCGTCTGGCCGAAGGCGACGAAAGCGTCACGAAAGAAGACGTCGAAAAAATGCGCAAAATGACCGAAGACGTCACCGCCGACGCCTTCGCCGAAGAGCGCAAGAAAGAATTGACGGACGCCCGTTCGAAGCTGTCGGAGTTGGAAAAGCGCCAGCTCCTGACCGACGCCGAATTCCGTGGCCTGCAGCGTTTGATGGAAACCCTCGAACGCAAACTGGGCCGCGACTTCGCCGCGATCAAATCCGACAGCGGCAAGACGCGTGGCGCCTTGTTCGATGCCGGCATGGGTGCCGACGCGATCAAAATTCTGCTCGAAGATATCGATTTGGAAGAGCAGTCGCGCAGCCTGAAGAAGCAGGTGCAGGAAACCGCGACGGGTGCCAAGCGCCTGCGTTTGGTCAAGCGTCTGGAAATCGTCGAAGCGTTCCGCAAATCGAAGAACCGTCCCGAGTGGATGATTCTGGAAACGATTCCGGTTATGCCTCCCGAATTGCGCCCGATGGTGCAGCTCGATGGTGGCCGCTTTGCGACCTCCGACTTGAACGACCTTTACCGTCGTATCATCAACCGCAACAACCGACTGAAGCGTATTACCGAAATCCGCGCGCCTGAATCCATCATTAACCACGAAAAGCGGTTACTGCAGGAATCTTGCGACGCTTTGATCGACAACACGCGCCGTCAGCGTCCGGTGACGGGTTCCAGCGGTCGTCCGCTGAAATCGCTCTCCGACATGTTGAAGGGTAAAGAAGGCCGCTTCCGCAAGAACCTCTTGGGCAAGCGCGTCGATTACTCGGGCCGTTCGGTTATCGTTGTTGGTCCTGGCCTTCGCCTCGACCAGTGCGGTTTGCCGAAAGAAATGGCGCTGGAATTGTTCAAGCCGTTCGTGATGAAGCGTCTGGTTCAGAAAGGCTTCACCACCAACATCAAGACCGCGCGCCGCATGGTTGACCGTTTGCGCCCCGAAGTCTGGGACGCACTGGAAGAAGTCATCCGCGACCATCCGGTTATGCTCAACCGCGCTCCAACGCTTCACCGTTTGGGCATTCAGGCGTTCGAGCCGAAACTGGTTGACGGCAAAGCGATTCAGCTTCACCCGCTGGTTTGTCCGGCCTTCAACGCCGACTTCGACGGCGACCAGATGGCTGTTCACGTTCCGCTCTTCCCAGCGGCGCAGGCCGAAGCTCGCATCCTGATGCTGTCGGCTAACAACCTCTTCTCGCCGCGTGACGGCGCTCCGGCCATGGCTCCGATGTACGACATGGTTCTGGGCTGCTATCACCTGACGATGCAGAAGAAGGGCGCGAAAGCCGCCGCTGCTTTGACCGACGAAGAAAAGGCTGCCCTGCCCTACTACGCGAACATCGACGAAGCGCTTCTAGCGCTCGACACCGGTCGCGTGCATTTGCAGGACACGATTGCGGTTCGTCACATCGCGGGCGAGAAGTCGCATCCCGATGCGACAACGGGCCGTTTGATCACAACCGTTGGACGTCTGATTTTCAGCGAAATCGTTCCCGCCGAAGTTGGCTATGTCAACCAGGCTGTCGATAAGAAAGAAATCATCCGTCTGGTAATCAAGATTCACGAAGAATTGGGCAACGAAGCGTGCGTGAAATTCCTCGATGCGATTAAAACTCTCGGCTTCCGTTACGGCACCAAGAGCGGCATTTCCATCGCGGTTTCCGACATCAACGTGACGTCGCAGCGTAAGGAAATCATTGCGGGCGCAGAAGAACGCGTACGCAAGGTTAACCGCGCTTACACCGACGACCCGTTGACGATGACGGCTCAGGAACGCGAACGCAGCGTGTTGAACGCGTGGATTAAGGCTGCTGAAGATGTGGGTAACAGCGTGTTGAACAACATGGACAAGTTCAACCCGTTCTACATGATGGCTACGTCGGGCGCTCGCGGTTCGACCAAGCAGATTCAGCAGATCGTTGGTATGCGCGGATTGATGCAGGATCCTTCGGGCCGCATGATCGAAGACTTGCCGGTGAAATCAAACTTCCGCGAAGGTCTCGACCTTCACGAATACTTCGTATCGACCCACGGCGCTCGCAAGGGCTTGGCCGACACCGCTTTGCGTACCGCGGACGCGGGCTACCTGACACGCCGTCTGGTGGACGTTTCGCAGGATGTTATTATTCGCGCCGACGATTGCGGCACGACCGATGGCATCACAGTGCGCGAGGTTTACGAAAGCGATGAGCAGCATCGTCCGAACGAGAAGTTGTTGATTGGTCGCCGTTTGGCCGATCCGGTTGTTCATCCGCAGACGAAAGAAGAACTCTACGGCGTTGATACCTACATCTCGAAAGATGTGTTCGACGCAATTCAAGCAATTGAATGGCCTGCTCAGACGCGTATTCGCATTCACATGCCGCTCGAAGGTTTGGCCGACCGTTTGGTCGGACGCACCAGCCTCAACGACATTTCGGATGAGAAGACTGGCGAAGTGCTGGCGACAACGAACGAAGAAATCGCACGCGTGCAGGCCGATAAGATCGAGAAAGCTGGCATCCGCGAAGTGAAGATTCGTTCGATTCTGACTTGTAAGCTCGGCCACGGCGTTTGCGCCGCGTGCTACGGCCACGACCTCGCGACCAATCATCGCGTGGAAGCGGGCGAAGCGGTCGGTATTATCGCCGCGCAGTCGATTGGCGAACCGGGCACACAGCTCACAATGCGTACTTTCCACCTTGGTGGCGTTGCTTCGGCATCGTCGCTGACAGGTGTTGCCAACGTAAAGAAGGCACGCCAGCAGGCGTTGCAAGAATTGCGTATGGACATCAACAAGGGTAACTTCCAGCTGCAAGGTACCGTTACCGAGCAGAAGCGCGAAATTCAGCGCTACCTGAAAGTGTTGGAAGCCTCGGTTGGTGGCTTGCTCCGCGTTGTCGAATTGTTTGAAGCTCGCAAGCCCAAGGGCGAAGCGATCACTTCAACCGTTGACGGTGAAGTTGTGGCTATCATCGGTGGTGGACGTTCCGAAGTCAAAGAAGGCATCAAGCTGGCGATTGACTTGGAAAGCTCGCGTACTGGTGTTCGTAAGGTTGTCATCCAGACGACGGCCCCGATTGAAGAACGCGACAAGCTTGTCGGTAACCAGCTTGCGGTTGATATTCCCGGTGCCAAGGAAGCAGGAGCGAAAGCGGCGAAGCCGATTGCAACTGCAACTCAGGAAATCACCGAGAAGATTCTCGACGCGATGGAAAAAGCCGGTCACACATCGGTTACGGTTCAGCGAGAATTCGCGGTGCCTTATCGCGGTTCGCTCGACGTGCGCGTCGGCCAGGTTGTATCGGTCGGCGACCAGCTCACCAAGGGCCCGCTGTGGCCTCAGGACGTGCTGGCATGGCGCGGAACCAAGGGCGTTGCCGAATACCTCGTGCAGGAAGTTCAGAAGGTGTATAAGTCGCAAGGCATCCAGATGAACGACAAGCACATCGAGGTTATCGTGCGCCAGATGCTGCGCAAGCGCCGCGTCAAAGATTCGGGCGAAACCGAATTGATGCCCGGCAAGCTGGTCGATGGCACGACGTTTATTCGCGTCAACGATGCAGCGGTCGAAGAAGGACTCACACCGGCAACAGCCGACTTCGTCCTTCTTGGTATCACCGAATCGGCGTTGGCTACCGAATCGTTCCTTTCGGCGGCGAGCTTCCAGAAGACCACCAAGGTTCTCACCGAAGCCGCAACGCATGGCCGCGTCGATGTCTTGGCGGGCTTGAAAGAAAACGTCATCATTGGTCGTTTGATTCCGGCTGGAACCGGCTTGCATCGCAAGTCCACTGTTCAGGCGGTTGAAGACGAGGCTTCGCGTGAATACGCTGAAGCCAACCGCGATGCGTTCAATGCCGACGAACTGCGCGCTCGTCCCAAGAAGGAAGCGATTGTAGTCGATGATACGGACGCCTTGTTCGCCGTTGATACACCGCTTGTGGAAGACGTGGCCGCAATGACTGAAGCCGGTTTCTCGCTTGACGATGGAACTGGTGCCGAAAGCGTTCTCGATGACGACAGCGAACCGTCGGTCGATGAACTTCTGGGCGACGACGATTTGTTGTCCAACGACGCACTCGGTGGTTTACTCGGCTCTTCCGATGACGAGTAA
- a CDS encoding class I SAM-dependent methyltransferase, translating to MKNICEICNQAATLGLNETYKGIDVVVCKACGLVWNRNMNDEPEQVEFYTKYNRSGGTLPRRYLVSMLARAASALEFLDNDLKAGMKHLDVGCAEGTLLALTRAHGLEVQGLEIDLNHSRFARETRGLLVLPMTLDAAPLEPNSFDLVSLVHVVEHLVHPIEVLDSARNLLRDGGLLYVEVPNMNQPLPGSRHFFRPKHNFYFTANTLKSLVSKAGFSPVRVGYSSRDGSVQLLCAKGAAEDKPQWRDDARKVRARVLRERNRHYLLLHTLFTHYLRLQWMKRVMLQRYGHLLPELASSNKTDTPQ from the coding sequence ATGAAAAATATCTGTGAAATTTGCAATCAAGCGGCGACATTGGGTTTGAACGAAACCTATAAGGGCATTGACGTCGTTGTTTGTAAGGCATGCGGGCTGGTCTGGAACCGCAATATGAACGATGAGCCAGAGCAAGTCGAGTTCTACACAAAATACAATCGCTCCGGCGGCACGTTGCCGCGCCGTTATCTGGTTTCGATGCTTGCCCGTGCAGCTTCCGCTCTGGAGTTTCTAGATAATGATCTCAAAGCCGGCATGAAGCATTTAGACGTGGGATGCGCTGAAGGAACACTTCTGGCTTTAACACGCGCCCATGGTCTGGAAGTGCAGGGATTGGAAATCGATCTTAATCATTCGCGCTTTGCCCGCGAAACCCGTGGGCTTTTGGTGTTACCAATGACGCTCGACGCAGCGCCCCTGGAACCCAACAGTTTTGATTTGGTGTCGCTGGTTCATGTGGTGGAGCATTTGGTTCATCCGATTGAAGTTCTCGATTCGGCCCGCAACCTTTTGCGCGATGGCGGCTTGCTTTATGTCGAAGTGCCGAACATGAACCAGCCTTTGCCCGGCTCGCGCCACTTCTTTCGCCCCAAGCATAACTTTTACTTCACAGCGAACACGCTGAAATCTCTCGTGAGCAAAGCCGGGTTCTCGCCTGTGCGCGTTGGCTACTCCAGCCGCGATGGTTCGGTGCAGTTGCTTTGTGCCAAAGGCGCTGCGGAGGATAAACCTCAATGGCGCGATGACGCCCGAAAAGTTCGCGCCCGTGTTCTGCGCGAACGCAACCGTCACTATCTTCTGCTGCATACTCTTTTTACGCACTATCTGCGTTTGCAGTGGATGAAACGAGTGATGCTCCAGCGCTACGGACACTTGCTGCCGGAATTGGCCTCATCCAATAAAACAGATACGCCGCAGTAA